One stretch of Castor canadensis chromosome 14, mCasCan1.hap1v2, whole genome shotgun sequence DNA includes these proteins:
- the LOC109677822 gene encoding LOW QUALITY PROTEIN: olfactory receptor 7E178-like (The sequence of the model RefSeq protein was modified relative to this genomic sequence to represent the inferred CDS: substituted 1 base at 1 genomic stop codon), translating to MSQTCKSINKCPSNIEAQNLTHLLEFQLLGFSEDPELQSIIFGLFLSMYLVTIIGNLFITLAVIFYSNLQTPMYFFLSNLSLADICFISTTVPKMTVNIQTHSRIISYVDCLTQMSFIIIFGCMDDMLLTVMAYGRFVAICHPLHYPVITNPHICVLLVLASILFSFLNSQLHNLIVLQFTYFIDVEISNFCCEPAIIFNLDCSETFMKTIVTYFVGIIXGFCPISLILLSYYKIISSILKIPSSGGKYKAFSTCGSHLSVVCLFYGTSVGIYLGSTLSHSPRKDVMSSVMYTVVTPMLNPFIYSLRNKDIKTALRKLQNKK from the exons ATGTCCCAAACATGTAAGTCAATTAATAA GTGTCCAAGCAATATAGAAGcacaaaatctaacacatttgtTAGAATTCCAACTCTTGGGATTCTCAGAGGATCCAGAACTACAGTCCATCATCTTTGGActgttcctgtccatgtacctggTCACCATAATTGGGAACCTGTTTATCACCTTGGCTGTCATTTTTTATTCTAACCTCCAaacacccatgtacttctttctctccaaCCTGTCCCTGGCTGACATCTGTTTCATCTCCACCACAGTCCCCAAGATGACTGTGAACATCCAAACTCACAGTAGAATCATCTCCTATGTGGACTGCTtaacacagatgtcttttattattatttttggatgTATGGATGATATGCTTCTGACTGTGATGGCTTATGGCaggtttgtggccatctgtcacccacTGCATTATCCAGTCATCACGAACcctcatatctgtgtcctcttgGTTTTAGCAtccattttgtttagttttttgaactcccagTTGCACAATTTGATAGTCTTGCAGTTTACCTACTTCATAGATGTAGAAATTTCTAATTTCTGCTGTGAGCCTGCTATAATATTTAATCTTGATTGTTCTGAAActttcatgaaaaccatagtCACTTATTTTGTTGGTATCATATAAGGCTTTTGTCCCATCTCATTGATACTCCTATCATATTACAAAATTATTTCCTCTATTCTGAAAATTCCATCATCTGGTGGGAAGTATAAAGCCTTCTCCACATGTGGGTCCCACCTGTcagttgtttgcttattttatggaacaaGTGTTGGAATATACCTTGGATCAACTTTATCACATTCTCCCAGAAAGGATGTGATGTCCTCAGTGATGTACACAGTGGTGACTCCTATGCTGAATCCTTTCATCTACAGCCTAAGAAACAAGGACATTAAAACTGCTTTGAggaaactgcaaaacaaaaagtaa